Within the Bradyrhizobium ottawaense genome, the region CGGCCCCGGTGAAGGCTATCAGTGGTTCGGCAACGAACACGGCATCGAAGTCAGCGGCGGATTTGTCTGGCTGACGGGGAATGCGAACGACGACAGCCAGATCCTGAAGTTCACGCCCGACGGCAAATTCGTTTTGCAGATCGGCAAGATCGCGCCGGCCAAGGGAAGCAACGACACCACCCAGCTCGGCAGGCCCGCCGAGGTCACCGTCGACAAGGACGCCAACGAGGTCTACATCGCCGACGGTTACGGCAACCGGCGCGTCATCGTGTTCGATGCCACCACCGGCGCCTACAAGCGGCACTGGGGCGCCTATGGCAAGCCGCCGAACGACGACAAGCAGGCGCCTTACGATCCGAAGGCGCCGGTGTCGCAGCAATTCGGCAATCCCGTGCATTGCGTGAAGATCGCCAATGACGGGCTCGTCTACGTCTGCGACCGCACCAACAACCGCATCCAAGTCTTCAAGAAGGACGGCAGCTTCGTCAAGGAGTGGTTCTACGAGAAGAATACGCTCGCCAACGGCGCCGTCTGGGACGTCGTGATCTGGCCCGATCCGAAGCAGACCTGGCTGTTGAGCGCCGACGGCGCCAACAACGAAATCCGGGTGCTGAAACGCGAAGACGGCACCGTGGCCGGCCATTTCGGCAGCAACGGCCGCAGCGCCGGGCAATTCCACTGGGTTCACACCATGGCGGTGGATGCCAAGGGCAACCTCTATACCGGCGAGGTCGATACCGGAAAGCGCATCCAGAAGTTCAAGCTGACCTCGGACGCGCTACGATAGGTGCATTGCCGGAGGCGTTTGGAGCGACTAGACACGACCGCATTCGCGTCCCGGGACGGCTTCCACAAGAAAGCCGCCCGGCTACCCCTGATGGAGGAAATAGATGACTACAATTAACGCGCGGCGCCTTGCCGCGTTGCTCACGGTCGCCGGTATTGCCTTCGCCGCCCCCGCCTACGCCCAGGACAAGAACGTCAAGATCGGCGTGCTCACCGACATGTCGAGCCTCTATGCGGATATTAACGGCCCCGGCGCCGTGACCGCGGTCAACATGGCCATCGAGGATTCCGGCCTGCGCGCCAAGGGCTGGAAGATCGACGTCGTCAGCGGCGATCACCAGAACAAGCCGGACGTCGGCGTCAACATCGCGCGGCAATGGATCGACACCGAGAAGGTGGATGTCGTCGCCGATACGCCTAACTCCGGCGTGGCGCTCGCGATCAGCAACCTCGTCAAGGAAAAGAACGCCATCCTGCTCAATCAGGCCGCGGCCAGTGCCGACCTGACCGGCAAGGCCTGCAACGCCAACACCATCTCCACCACCTACGACACCTACATGCTGGCCAACGGTACCGGCAAGGCGCTGACCAAGGCCGGCGGCGATAGCTGGTTCTTCGTCTCCGCCGACTACGCCTTCGGCGCGGCGATGCAGCGCGACGCAGCCACCGTGGTCGAGGCCAACGGCGGCAAGGTGCTGGGCAACGTCAAGCATCCGCTCAACACCTCGGACTTCTCGTCCTTCCTGCTGCAGGCGCAATCGTCGAAGGCCAAGGTCATCGGCTTTGCCAATGCCGGCGGCGACACCACCAACGCGATCAAGCAAGCCGCCGAATTCGGCATCGTCGCCGGCGGCCAGAAGCTCGCCGCGCTGTTGCTGTTCGTCAACGACGTGCATTCGCTCGGCCTGAAGACCGCCCAGGGACTGACCTTCACCGAGTCCTTCTACTGGGATCTGAACGACAAGACCCGTGCCTGGTCGGCGCGCTTCCAGGAAAAGGCGGCCAACCATGCCAAGCCGTCGATGACGCAGGCCGGCAACTACGCGGCGATTTCGCACTACCTGAAGACGCTGGAAGCACTCGGCGGCAATCCGCATGACGGCGCCAAGGTGGTGGCCAAGATGAAGGAACTGCCGACCGACGATCCACTGTTCGGCAACGGCCCGATCCGCGCCGATGGCCGCCGCCTGATCCCGGCCTATCTGTTCGAGGTCAAGAAGCCGGAAGAGTCGAAGGGCCCGTGGGATTACTACAAGCTGCTCGCGACGATCTCGGCGGAAGACGCCGCCAAACCGCT harbors:
- a CDS encoding ABC transporter substrate-binding protein, which encodes MTTINARRLAALLTVAGIAFAAPAYAQDKNVKIGVLTDMSSLYADINGPGAVTAVNMAIEDSGLRAKGWKIDVVSGDHQNKPDVGVNIARQWIDTEKVDVVADTPNSGVALAISNLVKEKNAILLNQAAASADLTGKACNANTISTTYDTYMLANGTGKALTKAGGDSWFFVSADYAFGAAMQRDAATVVEANGGKVLGNVKHPLNTSDFSSFLLQAQSSKAKVIGFANAGGDTTNAIKQAAEFGIVAGGQKLAALLLFVNDVHSLGLKTAQGLTFTESFYWDLNDKTRAWSARFQEKAANHAKPSMTQAGNYAAISHYLKTLEALGGNPHDGAKVVAKMKELPTDDPLFGNGPIRADGRRLIPAYLFEVKKPEESKGPWDYYKLLATISAEDAAKPLEASECPLVKK